One window of Treponema denticola genomic DNA carries:
- a CDS encoding DedA family protein has product MLTAFLNWIGNYITYFPLVVFIGLLLGGFNIPISEDILVVMSAIFSQGEKASIPHFLSALYAGAIISDCMVYGWGRLIAKGAISIGLFSKIITKENTYRLLKALQKHGIFTFIICRFIPFGVRNVVSMTSGFVKYPFYKFFIYDLVAAICNITVLYSLVYFFGRKGGDFMKVFGIVMFVLFLAAGAYLVTSGKLFQFADKKLDQEKK; this is encoded by the coding sequence ATGTTGACGGCGTTTTTGAACTGGATAGGTAACTATATAACTTATTTTCCTCTTGTGGTTTTTATCGGTTTACTTCTTGGAGGTTTTAATATACCTATTTCGGAAGATATTCTTGTTGTAATGTCGGCTATTTTTTCTCAAGGCGAAAAGGCTTCTATCCCTCATTTTCTATCGGCTCTTTATGCCGGGGCGATTATAAGCGACTGTATGGTATATGGTTGGGGGAGGTTAATTGCTAAGGGGGCAATATCTATTGGGCTTTTTTCAAAAATTATAACAAAGGAAAATACCTACCGCCTTTTAAAAGCTCTTCAAAAACACGGCATTTTTACGTTTATAATTTGCCGTTTTATCCCCTTCGGAGTCCGCAATGTAGTATCGATGACGAGCGGCTTCGTAAAATATCCGTTCTATAAGTTTTTTATCTATGATTTAGTAGCTGCAATATGTAATATTACCGTCTTGTACAGCCTGGTTTACTTTTTCGGCAGGAAAGGCGGCGATTTTATGAAGGTATTTGGAATTGTAATGTTTGTCCTTTTCTTGGCTGCCGGTGCCTATCTTGTAACTTCGGGAAAACTCTTCCAATTTGCCGATAAAAAACTCGACCAAGAAAAAAAATAA
- a CDS encoding FapA family protein has protein sequence MEKAWTLKKNNSGKWFLTFTALLEPENCPSADEILLEAKRKGIKSSSLVSKKTIEDYLKKHTGSGIEPVSLPLELDPNFDARITTNNDKTAAYLYVRKAADSANEVDMSTINRLLQRSNIANIDTEKVKEGLNDFINSSDMEFSMQIAEGSPPKRGPDKKLITHFEQIPDHEVQRLADRLKRPDLRTADVENPTTDQDYPLSEAETLTVVEKGDLIYEVEDAGLGEAGVDVYGQSIPGLPGNDPFFLDLRNIVQNHSELRAGETGLLLIANTERGLKIRIVPYRDAKVRAVVSRDKMEVSLILQSGLGAGERLSVIGVKTALNEVNLLDSISDTKINEIIESARKVNDECEFVILSGTPPVAPESYKLEWSVKFNEELSTATVEKDALILTARLLPKGEKGKNVFGEPIDPKNAEPTDLPANDETIKVTEEKHVIKFFAAESGELSFFNNALVISSLKTIQNDIDTKFGDISFPGNLIITGDIKDDVKVKSKGKLTITGTVEKALIYSEDSLILNGGINGKGRGTVWAKDKTNLQYAENARVFSGGDIEISSYCFKCLVKTNGTVHLTGNPGVLLGGSIHAAKGVSVHDLGAEKTIRTIISFGQDYLIKDEIEVREKEIEDNNAELAKIEKELQTNPPDVDALRQKKVKLLKRNSALTVRIFNLKENFEFHIPSKIKVKGSVYPGVVLESHGRYFEVMETHHNVFFEFDEKNGQIICSPIKEVEVELE, from the coding sequence ATGGAAAAGGCATGGACATTAAAGAAAAATAACAGCGGAAAGTGGTTTTTAACCTTTACAGCCTTACTTGAGCCTGAAAATTGCCCCTCAGCCGATGAGATTCTTCTTGAGGCAAAAAGAAAGGGAATAAAAAGTTCATCTCTGGTAAGTAAAAAAACTATTGAAGACTATTTAAAAAAACATACCGGCTCCGGTATAGAACCCGTTTCATTGCCGCTTGAGCTTGATCCCAACTTTGATGCAAGAATTACAACAAATAACGACAAAACAGCGGCCTATCTCTATGTAAGAAAGGCTGCCGATTCCGCTAACGAAGTGGACATGTCTACTATAAACAGACTTCTCCAAAGAAGTAATATTGCAAATATCGATACGGAAAAGGTAAAAGAGGGTTTAAACGATTTTATAAATTCTTCCGATATGGAATTCTCGATGCAGATTGCCGAAGGTTCTCCCCCAAAACGAGGACCCGATAAAAAACTCATCACTCATTTTGAGCAAATACCTGACCATGAGGTACAGCGTTTGGCAGACCGTTTAAAGAGACCCGATTTACGCACTGCAGATGTAGAAAATCCTACAACAGACCAAGATTATCCTCTTTCCGAGGCTGAAACCCTTACGGTTGTCGAAAAAGGCGACCTTATCTATGAGGTTGAAGATGCCGGATTGGGAGAGGCCGGTGTTGATGTATACGGTCAATCTATTCCCGGTCTTCCGGGCAATGACCCTTTTTTCTTGGATTTACGGAATATAGTACAAAACCATTCCGAGCTGCGTGCGGGAGAAACCGGTCTTCTTTTAATTGCAAATACCGAACGAGGGTTAAAGATCCGTATAGTTCCATATAGGGATGCAAAGGTAAGAGCCGTAGTAAGCCGCGATAAGATGGAAGTTTCTCTTATTTTGCAGTCAGGGCTGGGAGCTGGAGAAAGACTTTCGGTAATAGGCGTAAAAACCGCATTAAATGAAGTCAATCTTCTCGACTCAATTTCGGATACAAAAATAAATGAAATTATAGAATCTGCAAGAAAGGTAAATGACGAATGCGAGTTTGTAATATTAAGCGGAACTCCTCCTGTCGCTCCCGAATCCTATAAACTTGAATGGTCGGTTAAATTTAATGAAGAACTTAGTACTGCAACTGTCGAGAAAGATGCCCTAATTTTAACTGCCCGTCTTTTACCTAAGGGAGAAAAGGGTAAAAATGTTTTTGGTGAGCCGATTGACCCTAAAAATGCCGAACCAACGGATTTACCCGCTAATGATGAAACGATAAAAGTTACTGAAGAAAAGCATGTTATTAAATTTTTTGCTGCAGAATCCGGAGAACTTTCTTTTTTTAACAATGCCCTTGTAATCTCTTCACTTAAAACCATCCAAAACGATATAGATACCAAATTCGGTGATATAAGTTTTCCGGGAAACCTGATTATTACCGGAGATATTAAAGATGACGTAAAGGTAAAATCAAAGGGAAAACTGACCATTACCGGTACCGTAGAAAAAGCTCTGATTTATTCTGAAGACTCTCTTATCTTAAACGGGGGTATTAACGGAAAGGGCAGGGGGACTGTTTGGGCTAAAGATAAAACCAATCTCCAATATGCGGAAAATGCAAGAGTTTTTTCGGGCGGCGATATAGAAATATCCTCGTACTGCTTTAAATGCTTGGTCAAAACAAATGGTACCGTTCATTTGACAGGCAACCCCGGTGTATTGCTAGGCGGAAGTATTCATGCCGCGAAGGGTGTTTCGGTACATGACTTGGGGGCCGAAAAAACCATAAGAACAATTATCTCATTCGGGCAGGATTACTTGATAAAAGATGAAATTGAAGTCCGTGAAAAAGAAATAGAGGATAATAATGCCGAACTTGCAAAGATCGAAAAAGAATTACAGACAAATCCTCCTGATGTAGATGCCTTAAGACAGAAAAAAGTTAAGCTTTTAAAAAGAAACAGTGCTCTTACGGTCCGCATATTTAATCTAAAAGAAAATTTTGAATTTCACATTCCTTCAAAAATAAAGGTGAAGGGTTCGGTTTATCCGGGCGTTGTTCTTGAAAGCCACGGACGCTATTTTGAAGTTATGGAAACACATCATAACGTATTTTTTGAGTTCGATGAAAAAAACGGACAAATTATATGTTCACCTATTAAAGAAGTAGAAGTTGAATTAGAATAA
- a CDS encoding alpha-amylase/4-alpha-glucanotransferase domain-containing protein, translating into MEKNSKKKLEICFAVHADYNVIDEFSKEDYTQDYKDFFSNLYASPSIPFTLVFSGRFLEWIQRKNTSFFNVIYEMHNRKQVEILGNAFYEPFISMIPSSDLIGQIEYMTDTLRKHSYKRPRGMYLPYFAWNPNIISNLQKCGMEYCLLDFRFFIKAGLNAFAPVCMEDGGKILFGIPSTYEFENTDLDPAAFYDFLCNYASVVTETSVVVFLSRETAVRFLDKSKGQKSWMEEFFERISSPDSVISLTHTGQIIKNKRIYQKGFISSNAIFSNQLVNSSVKQLLANNLNIYAMYAKMIYVHGLVNQVRGDKARKNNSLLDLWKAESGILFNLDCKNKKYNRDLRQYCYRNLLLAEKQTRIPGIFADSLTSLDFDLDGVKEFISQREHLNLYIHAMGGKIFEIDVFSAYKNYADICSEETGLFIDHLISSDELEAIKRGDFKSAVVKPVFCENLYQELKLDRVKFELLMKTEGSFRSFNQLVSLRKQYSFNDHGVQVQYILKNESPFNLSAYFMVEIDLSVSPIEKKLPNVSVYADDQKYEASKEKNIFSKVSWIQINEPEGKTVFTIESNEAAECIILPIYEKISEAKNPIVGIRNLFFWKVDLNSGFETEKLLFFKVDAKKSGKEK; encoded by the coding sequence GTGGAAAAAAACAGTAAAAAAAAGTTGGAGATATGTTTTGCCGTTCACGCAGATTATAACGTAATTGATGAATTTTCAAAGGAAGATTATACTCAAGACTATAAAGATTTTTTTTCAAACTTATATGCTTCTCCTTCTATTCCCTTTACCCTTGTCTTTAGCGGTAGATTTTTGGAATGGATACAGCGTAAAAATACCTCATTTTTTAATGTTATTTACGAAATGCACAATAGGAAACAAGTCGAAATTTTGGGAAATGCCTTTTATGAACCCTTTATTTCGATGATTCCTTCATCTGACCTCATAGGTCAGATCGAGTACATGACGGATACTTTGCGTAAACATTCTTACAAGAGGCCCCGCGGCATGTATCTCCCTTATTTTGCATGGAATCCCAATATTATTTCGAATTTACAAAAATGCGGAATGGAGTATTGCCTTCTTGATTTCCGTTTTTTTATTAAGGCCGGCTTAAATGCCTTTGCTCCGGTTTGTATGGAAGATGGCGGAAAAATATTATTCGGTATTCCTTCCACTTATGAATTTGAAAATACCGATTTAGACCCTGCTGCTTTTTATGATTTTTTATGCAATTATGCAAGCGTAGTTACCGAAACAAGTGTTGTCGTATTTTTATCGAGAGAAACGGCGGTCCGATTTTTAGATAAATCAAAGGGCCAAAAGTCATGGATGGAAGAATTTTTTGAACGTATTTCTTCTCCTGACTCCGTTATTTCACTCACTCATACCGGACAAATAATTAAAAATAAGAGGATATATCAAAAGGGCTTTATATCCTCAAATGCAATATTTTCAAATCAGCTTGTAAACAGCTCCGTGAAACAGCTTTTGGCCAATAACCTAAATATCTATGCTATGTATGCAAAGATGATTTATGTTCATGGTCTTGTAAATCAGGTCCGGGGCGATAAGGCCCGCAAAAATAATTCCTTGTTGGATTTATGGAAGGCTGAAAGCGGAATACTTTTTAATTTGGATTGTAAAAATAAAAAATATAACAGAGATTTAAGGCAGTACTGCTACAGAAATCTGCTTTTAGCCGAAAAGCAGACTAGGATTCCCGGCATTTTTGCAGATTCTTTAACCAGCTTGGATTTTGATTTGGATGGTGTTAAGGAGTTTATATCCCAGCGGGAGCATCTTAATCTGTATATTCACGCTATGGGCGGGAAGATCTTTGAGATAGATGTATTTTCCGCCTATAAAAACTATGCAGACATCTGTTCCGAAGAGACCGGTTTATTTATAGATCATCTTATATCTTCTGATGAACTTGAAGCAATTAAAAGGGGAGATTTTAAGTCTGCTGTTGTCAAACCGGTTTTTTGTGAAAATCTTTATCAAGAGCTGAAATTAGACAGGGTTAAATTTGAGCTTTTAATGAAAACCGAAGGAAGTTTCCGTAGTTTTAATCAATTAGTATCCTTGCGTAAACAATACAGCTTTAATGATCATGGTGTTCAAGTTCAATATATTTTAAAAAATGAAAGTCCTTTTAATCTTTCGGCTTATTTTATGGTGGAAATAGACCTATCTGTAAGCCCTATTGAAAAAAAACTTCCGAATGTTTCCGTTTATGCAGATGATCAAAAATATGAGGCTTCTAAAGAAAAAAATATCTTTTCAAAGGTGTCTTGGATTCAAATAAACGAACCGGAAGGGAAAACTGTCTTTACGATAGAATCCAATGAGGCGGCAGAGTGTATTATTCTTCCCATATATGAAAAAATCTCTGAGGCAAAAAATCCTATTGTGGGAATAAGAAATCTGTTTTTTTGGAAGGTCGATTTAAATTCAGGATTTGAAACGGAAAAGCTTCTTTTCTTTAAAGTAGATGCAAAAAAATCGGGAAAAGAAAAATAA
- a CDS encoding P-loop NTPase: MQIIPIASGKGGVGKSLIAANLAIALGQAGKRVVLADLDLGASNLHLVLGVQGRKNGIGTFLTKAAEFKDIIIDTDYENVRFVPGDSEIPGFAALKIYQRNSLVKELLKLEADFLILDLGAGTHLGILDFFLLSPQGIIITSPSVTSTLDAYVFLKNIVFRMMCSSFPAKSKGGIFFEKLKNDVPGMQRLYIPTITQELMTLDPDNTKKFLSKFSHFKPRIIMNMMDDPKDAEKAMKIRRSTKQYLNVDLEHLGVIYTDAVQDKALASRLPVIRYKPQSMISQAIYRIADKLIQSEAENYSGEDFQEFSDYSFVSAEAEAETDFKSKMEYLDDLIGGEVLSSGEMSEIIKSQQFEINVLRNENLLLKTKIAKALKQGFKV; the protein is encoded by the coding sequence ATGCAAATAATTCCTATTGCCAGCGGAAAGGGCGGTGTAGGTAAAAGTCTTATAGCTGCAAATCTTGCTATCGCATTGGGGCAGGCCGGTAAGAGGGTAGTGTTGGCCGACCTTGATTTGGGAGCGTCAAACCTGCACTTAGTTTTAGGTGTTCAAGGACGCAAAAACGGCATAGGCACTTTTTTAACAAAAGCTGCCGAATTTAAAGATATAATAATCGATACGGATTATGAAAATGTCAGGTTTGTTCCGGGAGATTCCGAAATTCCCGGTTTTGCCGCTTTAAAAATATATCAGCGTAACTCTTTGGTAAAAGAGCTTTTAAAACTCGAAGCCGACTTTTTGATTTTGGACTTAGGTGCCGGAACTCATTTGGGCATCTTAGACTTTTTTTTACTGTCCCCTCAAGGAATAATAATAACCTCTCCTTCGGTAACCTCAACTCTTGATGCCTATGTTTTTTTAAAGAATATTGTGTTTAGGATGATGTGCTCTTCATTTCCTGCAAAGTCTAAGGGCGGTATATTTTTTGAAAAATTAAAAAATGATGTTCCCGGAATGCAGCGTCTTTATATCCCGACAATAACGCAAGAGTTGATGACTCTTGACCCTGACAATACCAAAAAGTTTTTAAGCAAATTTTCTCATTTTAAGCCCCGCATTATAATGAACATGATGGATGATCCAAAGGATGCTGAAAAGGCTATGAAGATACGCCGTTCTACAAAGCAGTATTTAAATGTTGATCTGGAGCATCTGGGGGTAATATATACGGATGCGGTTCAGGATAAAGCTCTTGCTTCAAGGCTTCCGGTAATCAGGTATAAACCTCAGTCTATGATTTCTCAGGCTATATACCGCATAGCCGATAAACTTATTCAGTCTGAAGCCGAAAATTATAGTGGAGAAGATTTTCAAGAATTCTCCGATTATTCTTTTGTGTCGGCTGAAGCCGAAGCAGAAACGGACTTTAAGTCTAAGATGGAGTATTTGGATGATTTGATAGGAGGAGAGGTCTTGTCTTCGGGCGAAATGAGCGAAATTATAAAATCCCAGCAATTTGAAATAAATGTGCTTAGGAATGAAAATTTACTGTTAAAAACAAAAATAGCAAAGGCTCTTAAGCAGGGCTTTAAAGTATAG
- the lgt gene encoding prolipoprotein diacylglyceryl transferase, whose translation MLLAIQYPSWLHPEIIPGLPFLRWYGLMYLVAFGIAYFLFSYQVKHGEFERYSGSQKAMTQDDISDLFIWGILGLILGARIFGTLVYNPETYLKAPWLIFWPFARDGAGNLTFTGFQGMSYHGGFIGGFLGVVLWTKKSKFKFAAVADLMAVSIPLGYTFGRFGNFANGELYGRITASNIGMIFPQTPISDRFYLAESWVRDFAEKAGMLVQEGALMINLPRHPSQLYEAFFEGIMLWLILWLLRKKKPFDGFLVCVYTLGYGFFRFFIEYFRQPDANKGYPISFGAGASNIYVYESWKNISTGQILCTLMILGSLIAMLILYLKDKNLQDKKRKIDG comes from the coding sequence ATGCTTTTAGCTATACAATATCCTTCATGGCTTCATCCCGAAATTATTCCGGGTCTGCCTTTTTTACGTTGGTACGGCCTTATGTATCTTGTTGCCTTTGGAATAGCTTATTTTTTATTTTCTTATCAGGTAAAGCATGGCGAATTTGAACGATATTCCGGCAGTCAAAAGGCTATGACACAAGATGATATTTCAGACCTTTTTATCTGGGGAATTTTAGGGCTTATTTTGGGCGCGAGAATTTTCGGAACCCTGGTCTATAATCCTGAAACCTACTTAAAAGCCCCTTGGCTTATTTTTTGGCCCTTTGCAAGGGATGGAGCCGGAAATCTCACCTTTACGGGGTTTCAGGGGATGTCCTATCATGGAGGCTTTATAGGCGGCTTTTTAGGGGTCGTCCTCTGGACAAAAAAATCTAAATTTAAATTTGCGGCAGTTGCAGACCTTATGGCTGTTTCAATTCCTCTAGGCTATACCTTCGGCCGTTTCGGTAACTTTGCAAACGGAGAGCTTTACGGCCGCATAACGGCGAGCAATATAGGAATGATTTTTCCTCAAACTCCTATTTCAGACCGGTTTTATTTGGCCGAAAGCTGGGTAAGGGATTTTGCAGAAAAAGCAGGTATGCTTGTTCAGGAAGGTGCTTTAATGATAAATCTGCCCCGCCATCCGAGCCAGCTCTATGAGGCTTTTTTTGAAGGAATTATGCTTTGGCTTATCCTATGGCTCCTCCGTAAAAAAAAGCCCTTTGACGGTTTTTTGGTATGTGTTTATACATTAGGCTACGGCTTTTTTAGATTTTTTATCGAATATTTCCGCCAGCCGGATGCAAATAAGGGCTATCCAATATCCTTTGGAGCCGGAGCCTCCAATATTTATGTTTATGAATCGTGGAAAAACATATCTACAGGCCAGATTTTATGCACCTTAATGATTCTAGGTTCTCTTATTGCGATGTTAATTCTTTATTTAAAAGACAAAAATTTGCAAGACAAAAAAAGGAAAATCGATGGATAA
- a CDS encoding NAD(+) synthase, with the protein MDKKKGFNFCIEELGFYRIAVSSPKISLADIEENVNLHLQEIKKAEKDGANLILFPQLSITGASLGSVFKQSLLIEKALDAVRLIAEKTKQFSILSVIGLPFLYRERLYTCSAVISSGKLIALVPHLPSKFLNSIFSDFEDAPCLIPFCGENIPFGKGFKFIVNCKESCGFNTGFSFSFDSSSCADLILNPLAEPSKPLGASAMRLEYKALSAAKKSAIAFANCGMGESVSDYVFAGECGIFENGKELKFSSFAKDFYISSDIDTEFLKGQKLNSRFSKTPDSDWEILIEKEHSNTKKSLNYHVQKNPFLPDCDELHKKFIYKNFFSELIFFQSSALARRLQFIGCSKCVVGISGGLDSSLALLASAYALKLLNIDFKNLYAVTMPGFGTTEKTKNNASALAKTLGCTLLEILIEKAMVQHFSDIGQDIDNHDIAYENAQARERTQILMDKANQIGGIMVGSGDLSESALGWMTYGGDQMSMYEVNSSIPKTLLKDCILAFAENKIFFEDEKKNSAFFELLSNIINTPVSPELLPPENGEISQKTEDIIGPYELHDFFIYHAIGNGFSPKKVYFLALEAFKDSQYSKTAILKWLNLFYKRFFSQQFKRSCSPEGASVTGFSLSPRGEWLMPSEISAKIWLAELEFLLKIM; encoded by the coding sequence ATGGATAAAAAAAAAGGCTTTAATTTTTGTATTGAAGAACTCGGCTTTTACCGTATTGCGGTTTCGTCACCTAAAATTTCTCTTGCAGACATAGAAGAAAATGTAAATCTTCATCTTCAAGAGATAAAAAAAGCCGAAAAAGATGGTGCAAATCTGATTCTTTTTCCTCAACTTTCGATTACAGGGGCTTCCTTAGGTTCGGTTTTTAAACAGTCTCTTTTAATCGAAAAGGCCCTTGATGCGGTAAGACTGATAGCCGAAAAAACTAAGCAGTTTTCTATTTTGTCCGTTATCGGCCTTCCTTTTTTATATAGGGAGAGGCTTTATACCTGTTCGGCGGTAATAAGCAGCGGAAAACTTATAGCCCTTGTTCCGCATCTACCTTCAAAGTTTTTAAATTCCATTTTTTCAGATTTTGAAGATGCCCCCTGCCTGATTCCATTCTGCGGAGAAAATATTCCATTTGGAAAGGGTTTTAAATTTATCGTAAACTGTAAGGAGTCTTGCGGTTTTAATACAGGCTTTTCATTTTCTTTTGATTCTTCTTCTTGTGCAGACCTTATTTTAAATCCTCTTGCAGAGCCTTCAAAGCCTCTTGGAGCTTCTGCTATGAGACTGGAGTATAAGGCTCTTTCGGCCGCAAAAAAATCGGCCATTGCTTTTGCAAACTGCGGAATGGGAGAGTCGGTTTCGGATTATGTTTTTGCAGGCGAATGCGGTATATTTGAAAACGGAAAAGAACTTAAGTTTTCATCATTTGCAAAAGATTTTTACATATCTTCCGACATTGATACGGAATTTTTAAAAGGACAAAAATTGAACTCAAGGTTTTCGAAAACTCCTGATTCCGATTGGGAGATTTTAATCGAAAAAGAGCATTCCAATACCAAGAAGAGCTTAAACTATCATGTACAAAAAAATCCTTTTTTACCTGATTGTGATGAACTTCATAAAAAGTTTATCTATAAGAATTTCTTTTCGGAGCTTATTTTTTTTCAAAGCTCTGCCCTTGCAAGGCGGCTTCAGTTTATAGGCTGTTCAAAATGCGTTGTTGGTATTTCAGGAGGCTTGGATTCTTCTTTGGCCCTCCTTGCAAGTGCCTATGCCCTTAAACTTTTAAATATTGATTTTAAAAATCTCTATGCCGTTACCATGCCCGGTTTCGGCACAACCGAAAAAACAAAAAACAATGCTTCGGCTCTTGCAAAAACCTTAGGCTGTACACTTTTGGAAATCCTCATTGAAAAGGCTATGGTGCAGCACTTTTCAGACATAGGGCAAGATATAGATAATCATGATATTGCTTATGAAAATGCCCAAGCCCGTGAAAGGACTCAGATTTTGATGGATAAGGCAAACCAAATTGGAGGCATCATGGTGGGTTCAGGAGACCTCTCTGAGTCAGCCTTGGGATGGATGACCTACGGAGGGGATCAGATGTCGATGTACGAGGTCAACTCTTCAATTCCAAAGACCCTTCTAAAGGACTGTATACTTGCCTTTGCCGAAAATAAGATTTTTTTTGAAGATGAAAAGAAAAATTCCGCATTTTTTGAGCTTCTATCAAATATAATAAATACACCTGTAAGCCCGGAACTTCTTCCGCCTGAAAACGGAGAAATTTCTCAAAAAACCGAGGATATAATAGGGCCATACGAACTTCACGATTTTTTTATTTATCATGCAATAGGGAACGGTTTTTCGCCTAAAAAGGTTTATTTTCTTGCCCTTGAGGCCTTTAAGGATTCCCAATATTCCAAGACTGCAATTTTAAAATGGCTGAATCTCTTTTATAAAAGATTTTTCTCCCAGCAGTTTAAAAGATCATGCAGTCCCGAGGGGGCTTCAGTTACGGGATTTTCCCTTTCTCCTCGCGGAGAATGGCTTATGCCTTCCGAAATATCGGCAAAAATATGGCTGGCAGAGCTTGAATTTTTACTTAAAATAATGTAA
- a CDS encoding RnfABCDGE type electron transport complex subunit D: MKSYSNLSLTAAPFVYTRLPIFKINIVVLSLLGIQILILALSADLYALLNIVISVMGVLFVENLLRYLASSKFGLSIEMIISGLLIGFFMPTGIGFIFVFILSAFSVFIVKTVFGGTGRNWLNPVAFAVCAAYISRPEAFPPLISDFSLLTEKGSFFAVMEANGLLKLKTDFTVTSALNSILLHGVGVTLPEGYISLFLNSTSSIPAFRYNIVTLVSSIILFSIRAADYILPAFFLTTYAILVWIFGMVPVSNIYFTGDILSAVLTGGVLFAAFFVMTEPASSPKTKYGKAMSGFFTGVFAFFICAHGASPAGIFFAIILGNIISPLIEKLEIKIQAKKRSRYE; the protein is encoded by the coding sequence ATGAAATCTTATTCTAATCTGTCTTTGACGGCTGCTCCATTTGTGTATACACGTCTTCCCATTTTTAAAATTAATATTGTCGTTTTATCTCTTTTAGGTATCCAAATTTTGATTTTGGCGCTGAGTGCCGACCTTTATGCTCTGTTAAATATTGTTATTTCCGTTATGGGCGTATTATTTGTAGAAAATTTACTTAGATATTTGGCTTCCTCAAAATTCGGTTTATCCATCGAAATGATAATTTCAGGTCTGCTGATAGGTTTTTTTATGCCTACGGGTATAGGGTTTATTTTTGTTTTTATTTTAAGTGCTTTTTCGGTGTTTATTGTGAAAACCGTGTTCGGCGGAACAGGACGAAATTGGCTGAACCCTGTTGCTTTTGCAGTATGTGCTGCATATATTTCCCGTCCCGAGGCCTTTCCGCCGTTGATTTCAGACTTTTCACTCTTAACTGAAAAAGGCAGCTTTTTTGCCGTGATGGAGGCAAACGGCCTTTTAAAACTTAAAACTGATTTTACCGTTACCTCTGCTCTTAATTCCATTTTATTACACGGTGTAGGTGTAACCCTTCCTGAAGGCTATATAAGCCTCTTTTTAAATTCTACATCGTCAATACCAGCTTTTCGTTACAACATAGTTACATTGGTGTCGTCGATAATACTGTTTTCTATAAGAGCCGCAGATTATATTCTTCCGGCGTTTTTTTTGACAACCTATGCTATTTTAGTTTGGATTTTTGGAATGGTCCCTGTTTCAAATATTTATTTTACGGGAGATATACTGTCGGCTGTTTTAACGGGCGGCGTTTTATTTGCAGCCTTCTTTGTTATGACGGAGCCTGCATCTTCTCCTAAAACCAAATACGGAAAGGCTATGAGCGGATTTTTTACAGGAGTTTTTGCCTTTTTTATATGTGCTCATGGAGCATCGCCTGCGGGAATTTTCTTTGCCATAATCCTCGGCAATATAATATCGCCTCTTATCGAGAAACTTGAGATAAAAATACAGGCTAAAAAAAGGAGCCGTTATGAATAA